GACCCGACTGTCACACCTGGTAGGGAGGATGGAACGGCGGGGACTCGTCTCCCGATCCGTGGCCCCAGACGACGCCCGCGGATCGATAGTCGAGATCACCGCCGATGGTCGACGAGCCATCGAGGACGCGGCGCCCGCACATGTGGAGGCCGTCCGCCGGCACTTCATCGACCAACTTGATGATCAAGAAATTGCTACGATGACCAAAGTTTTCCGGCGCGTACTCGACGGTCTTCCGCCACGCTGATTTCCGATCAGCGGCGGTCAAGAGCGCGACCACCGAGTACGCACGCAACTGCGCGTCGGTTCGGTCCGCCCCCGTGTTGTCGTCGCTAAGGTGTGCACGAGGTCTCCGGTACTGCTGATCTTCTCGGTCGATGATGAGGAAGATAATGACTCGCGAGACCCGGGCCCGGATAGAGGAGCACTGGAAGGCCTCCGAGCTCGGGGACATCGACACTGAGCACGCGATCTACGCTGTGGACGCGATCTTGGACTACCCCCAGTCCGGGGAGCGCTTCCGGGGCCGCTCGAAGATCCAGGCGCAACGCGGCGGACACCCGGCCGAGCGCCATTTCACCATCGGCCGGATCTCGGGCAGCGGTGATCTCTGGGTG
The Mycobacteriales bacterium DNA segment above includes these coding regions:
- a CDS encoding nuclear transport factor 2 family protein; the encoded protein is MTRETRARIEEHWKASELGDIDTEHAIYAVDAILDYPQSGERFRGRSKIQAQRGGHPAERHFTIGRISGSGDLWVSECVITYDGATTHSVSIMEFTDGLVTHETQYFADPFQAAPSRAALAEPIPASVATDRH